A portion of the Gasterosteus aculeatus chromosome 12, fGasAcu3.hap1.1, whole genome shotgun sequence genome contains these proteins:
- the apba2b gene encoding amyloid-beta A4 precursor protein-binding family A member 2 isoform X4, whose protein sequence is MACKQPVMAHRKRPGTSGGNRMSAPGPASCPTPRPTESCDLKALPPRQRPVRYPKESSEPKPLPRSCKAQYSSPKSQAPSCKHSEVDVNADVEVKLYSNQADAGPEVQRPATPTTPEHEREQDYRGRADFHGAADSLDDDSSSDYINNTSDEEEDYDHGLAEEDEGVTYYIRYCPEDDSYLEGLDGSGQADCKHKQSHSQGSCVTSIQPDAAPTDERQEAEEREGVGEVEVREEEWVEGEGAVGEEWIGGEGEVREEWREGDEGATDECKAGEEEATEEWIEGDEEATEEWREGDEEAREEWAEGDEEAREEWAEGDEEAREEWAEGDEEAREEWAEGDEEAREEWAEGGQARQEQWVEAERPREEEWTEGEGEVRCEVVEQDPDEQIYNGRPEPILDHHHHLHHQPCMQDTLRTREEEGEAESEEYCHHEAEDEDDGGGEEQRHGRGYTGDYYAPEDNGNSVRVSPYCSRKVLVVEGETGEEAEEDIDQIVAEIKMSMSMGSLSSGTDQSPEELLQDPAPSDYSHPKPDAAPYPQAPHRHDSRPKSLNLPSVHHNTPDIKRGIKAHARSPEDRQRWTQEQVSNGAEQPRKPQRSDLNVPLENNNVLEPTKKVASFPSFVDGPCEPEDLIDGIIFAANYLGSTQLLSERNPSKNIRMMQAQEAVSRVKGAEGDAQTLTEVDLFISTQRIKVLNADSQETMMDNALRTISYIADIGNIVVLMARRRMPRTASQDCIETTPGAPEAKKQYKMICHVFESEDAQLIAQSIGQAFSVAYQEFLRANGINPEDLSQKEYSDIINTQEMYNDDLIHFSNSENCKELQLEKSKGEILGVVIVESGWGSILPTVILANMMNGGPAARSGKLSIGDQIMSINNTSLVGLPLATCQGIIKGLKNQVQVKMNIVSCPPVTTVLIKRPDLKYQLGFSVQNGIICSLMRGGIAERGGVRVGHRIIEINGQSVVATAHEKIVQALSNSVGEIHMKTMPAAMFRLLTGQETPLYI, encoded by the exons ATGGCCTGTAAGCAGCCAGTCATGGCTCATAGGAAGAGGCCGGGGACCAGCGGGGGGAACCGAATGAGTGCTCCAGGGCCCGCCTCCTGTCCCACCCCTCGCCCTACGGAGTCATGTGATCTGAAAGCCCTCCCCCCTCGGCAACGCCCGGTTCGCTACCCAAAAGAGTCCAGTGAACCGAAACCCCTCCCCCGGTCCTGTAAGGCACAATATTCTTCTCCCAAGTCTCAAGCCCCGAGTTGCAAGCATTCAGAAGTGGATGTAAATGCAGATGTTGAAGTGAAGCTGTACAGCAACCAAGCAGATGCAGGACCGGAGGTCCAACGGCCAGCGACACCCACCACACCAGAACATGAACGCGAGCAGGATTACCGCGGCCGGGCAGACTTCCACGGTGCAGCTGACAGCCTGGATGACGACTCCAGCTCGGACTACATTAACAACACctcagatgaagaggaagactATGATCATG GGCTggcagaggaagatgaaggggTAACTTACTACATCCGCTACTGCCCAGAGGATGACAGCTACCTGGAAGGGCTGGATGGCAGCGGCCAGGCCGACTGTAAACACAAGCAGAGCCACAGCCAGGGGAGCTGTGTCACCAGCATCCAGCCGGACGCAGCTCCTACTGACGAACGCCAGGAGgccgaggagagagagggagtaggcgaggtggaggtgagggaggaagaatgggtggagggagagggggcagTGGGGGAAGAGTGGATAGGCGGCGAGGGAGAGGTAAGGGaagagtggagagagggagacgagggagCGACAGACGAGTGCAAAGCGGGAGAAGAGGAGGCGACGGAGGAGTGGATCGAGGGTGACGAGGAGGCGACGGaggagtggagagagggagacgaagAGGCGAGGGAGGAGTGGgcagagggagacgaggaggcgagggaggagTGGGCAGAGGGGGAcgaggaggcgagggaggagtgggcagagggagacgaggaggcgagggaggagtgggcagagggagacgaggaggcgagggaggagTGGGCAGAGGGAGGCCAGGCCAGGCAGGAGCAGTGGGTGGAGGCTGAGAGGCccagggaggaggagtggactgaaggagagggagaggttcGCTGCGAGGTGGTGGAGCAGGATCCAGATGAGCAGATATACAACGGAAGACCAGAACCCATCCTcgaccatcaccaccatctccaccaccaaCCCTGCATGCAAGACACCCTGCGCAcccgagaggaagagggggaggcagagagcGAGGAGTACTGCCACCACGAGGCAGAAGATGAGGACGATGGGGGTGGCGAGGAGCAGAGACATGGAAGGGGCTACACCGGAGACTACTACGCCCCAGAGGACAATGGCAACTCCGTGCGAGTCTCTCCATACTGTAGCCGCAAGGTGCTGGTGGtcgagggggagacgggggaggaggcggaggaggacatTGATCAAATTGTTGCGGAGATCAAGATGAGCATGAGCATGGGGAGTCTCAGCAGTGGCACTGACCAAAGCCCAGAGGAGTTGTTGCAGGACCCCGCACCAAGTGACTACTCTCACCCGAAGCCGGATGCAGCCCCTTACCCGCAAGCTCCCCATCGCCATGACAGCAGGCCCAAGTCCCTGAACCTGCCCTCCGTGCACCACAACACCCCGGACATCAAGAGGGGCATCAAGGCACATGCGCGCTCGCCCGAGGACCGGCAGAGATGGACACAGGAGCAG GTGAGCAACGGCGCGGAGCAGCCCAGGAAACCGCAGCGCTCCGACCTCAACGTTCCCCTGGAGAACAACAATGTGCTGGAG CCAACAAAGAAGGTTGCATCGTTCCCCAGCTTCGTCGACG GACCCTGTGAGCCAGAAGACCTGATTGATGGAATTATCTTTGCTGCTAACTACCTGGGCTCCACACAGCTGCTGTCTGAGAGGAACCCCTCCAAGAACATACGCATGATGCAGGCCCAGGAAGCGGTCAGCAGGGTCAAG GGTGCAGAGGGAGACGCTCAAACCCTCACTGAGGTTGAtctcttcatctccacccaGAGGATCAAAGTCCTCAACGCAGACTCGCAG GAAACGATGATGGACAACGCGCTGCGTACCATTTCCTACATCGCTGACATTGGAAACATCGTGGTGCTGATGGCGAGACGCCGGATGCCGCGCACGGCCTCCCAGGACTGTATCGAAACCACGCCCGGGGCACCCGAGGCGAAGAAGCAGTACAAGATGATATGCCATGTGTTTGAGTCGGAAGAT GCCCAGCTTATCGCTCAGTCCATCGGGCAGGCGTTCAGCGTAGCTTACCAGGAGTTCCTGAGAGCCAATGGCATTAACCCCGAGGATCTGAGTCAGAAGGAGTACAGCGATATCATCAACACCCAGGAAATGTACAATGACGACCTCATTCACTTCTCCAACTCTGAGAACTGCAAAGAG ctgcagctggagaagaGCAAAGGGGAGATCCTGGGCGTGGTGATTGTGGAGTCCGGATGGGGCTCCATTCTACCCACGGTCATTTTAGCCAACATGATGAACGGAGGGCCGGCGGCTCGCTCCGGCAAGCTCAGCATCGGAGACCAGATAATGTCCATCAACAACACCAGCCTGGTGGGGCTGCCACTCGCCACCTGTCAAGGAATCATTAAG GGCTTGAAGAACCAGGTTCAGGTGAAAATGAACATTGTCAGCTGCCCTCCTGTCACCACCGTCCTCATCAAGAGACCAGATCTAAAGTATCAACTGGGCTTCAGTGTCCAGAACGGCATC ATCTGCAGTCTGATGCGAGGAGGCATTGCTGAGCGAGGTGGGGTCCGCGTGGGTCACCGGATCATAGAGATCAATGGGCAGAGTGTGGTGGCCACCGCGCACGAGAAGATTGTCCAGGCTCTCTCGAACTCCGTTGGCGAG ATTCACATGAAGACCATGCCGGCGGCCATGTTCAGACTGCTAACTGGACAGGAGACACCTTTGTACATATAA